Part of the Woronichinia naegeliana WA131 genome, CCTCAGAGCTTTTGATACACAATTCGATGAAAATGGAGTGGTCTGGCTTCGTTTTGGTGGACTTGAAAAGGGAAAAGCCATAAAAGTTCCGACTACATTACCTCACGAAGTTACCTGTCAGTTACGCTTGATTAAACGGGCTGATAGATGGGAAATTCATTACACAACTAATATTCAAAAGTCCGAACTTAAAACAGAAGGTTTAACCATCGGTTGCGATAGGGGTTATACGGAAGTTTATGCCACTTCTTCTAACGATGGTGCTAGACTTTTAGGTAATAATTTTGGTTCCTTGCAAACGAAAGAAACCGATTATCGTACAGCCAAAAAAGTTAAGCGCAACAAATTAAAATCTGTTGCCGATAAAGCAATCCAAAAAGGGGATACCGCCAAAGCGGATAGGATTAATCGTAACAACTTGGGTAAACAGAAATGGGATAAACGAGAGTCCCGTTTCAAGGGGCAGATTAAAACCCTTGTTTTTACCGCTACCCATCAACTCATGCAAAATGCGATTAAGGTAGCCGTTGAAGATTTAACAGAGCAAATTCGCAACAAAAAACCAAGAACAAAACGGATGAAAAGAAACGTTTCTTCTTGGTGTAAAGGCGTGGTCGCCGATGCTCTTAATCAGGTTTCAACTCGCGTAGGTTGCGCGATTGTTGCTGTTAACAGTGCCTATACGTCACAACTCGATTCTCGGTTCGGGACTCTCACAGGGACTCGTTCAGGGGAGCGGTTTATCGGACATGATGGGGTCGTATTACACTCTGATATCAACGCTGCTGACAACATTCTAGCAAGACTGGGAGACGTTGAAATCCCCCGTTTTCTTAGCTATAAAAAGGCAAAGGAAATATTGTTAGAACGGACTCGGAAGTTTCTGGATAGCTTGACTCCTATGCAGGGTCAACTATTCGAGGCGAAAACGGACAAAGGCAAGTCCCAGACCCTAGAACCAAGGAGACGCAAGCCTCCATCGGTCAATCAGGGAGCGAATATAAAGCAGTTGACGCTGTTTAACTTCGGTTGACTCCGTTTTCTGTGTGCCTCTATAAAGTTAATTGCTTCTATATTTCATGACCGACTTCTCAAAGACTGAAGGGTAATTGGAGAAGGTATTTTGACCATTCCTATGATAAAGCATTTAATTTGTACTAAGACCGATCAACAAATTATCCTTAAAGAACTGATCGCGTCCAGTGGCGAAGGTGAAGTTTGGAGAACCGAAAATCCTGCCATTTTAGCGAAGATTTATCATTCACCGACCTTACAACGACAAGAAAAATTAAAGGTAATGGTGAAATATCCGCCTCAAGATCCCAATCAACACCGTCGTTGTATTTCCTTTGCCTGGCCCGAATCTCTGTTAGCCGATCGCAGTGGTATAATTGTTGGTTTTTTAATGCCAGCTATTCACGGTGCAAAAGAACTGATTGAAGTTTATAATCCTAGTCGTCGAAAGAAAAATGGCTTAACCGTTGATTGGTATTTTCTTCACACAGCAGCCCACAATATTGCCTCGATTATTCATGCTATCCATGAAGCTAATTATGTGTTAGGTGATATTAAGCCCCAAAATATTTTAATTAATAATCAAGCCATTCCCTCTATTATTGACACAGATTCTTTTCAAGTCACCAATCCTCGTAATGGTCAAATCTACCGTTGTTTAGTGGGATCGGAAGGGTTTACGCCCCCAGAACTGCTGGGTAAAGATTTCGCGCTACTGAACCAGACTGAAGTTCAAGATCGCTTCCGTTTAGGGGTTATTATTTACTATCTATTATTTGGTTCCCATCCTTTCCAAGGTAAATGGATTGGTACGGGTGATGCACTAGAATTAAGTGATTTGATTCGTCAGGGATATTGGGTATTTGGCCATCAAAGTTTAATTAAACCGTCCCGTTTAACCATTGCCCTTTCGACAGTGCATCCAGCCCTCAAAGATTGTTTTATACAATGTTTTAGTAAAGGTTATGACAATCCGCGATCGCGGCCCACAGCCAAAGAATGGCAAGATTCTCTACGATTAGCCATTAATTCTTTAACTATCTGCAATCAAGCCCAAAATCACTATTACCATCAAGATAATGCCACTTGTTATTGGTGCGATCGGGCGATTAAACTTAAAACCGATATTTTTGGCAAGGCCCTCCGCCCCTCAGTACCGCTATCTCCTCAATTAGAAAAATCAGTAGCGAGTATTTTACCCTCCTCTCAACCTCAGGTTGTGCGGATGCCCTATGGTCAATCTAATTATCAAGTATTGACCCATAGTCAGGCTTTTTTGCGAAGAAAATTTAACAGAAATACTTTTTTAATTGTAGGCAATCTTTCACTGCTAGGAAGTATTTTAATTTCCGTATTTCTCTTTCAAGAATTTCCGACACCCAGTCATTCTATTGTCAGCTATCGTCTCCCCGTTCAAGAAGCAAAAATTGTACCAAGTCAAAGTGCTTCAGTCTATAATCAGCGTGGTTATATCCGCTATGCTCAGGGAGATGATCTGGGCGCGATCGCTGACTTTAATCAAGCTATCAAGCTAAACCCCCAATTAGCAGAGGCTTACTATAATCGCAGTCTAGCTAAAAGCAATCTGGGTTATGAACAAGCGGCTAAACAAGATTGGAATCAAGCTATGCTTCTCGATCC contains:
- a CDS encoding transposase, with product MKRKVKGQLTVTRIAILGTQELNKWKSEELDTIALRLGQLRCNLWNEFGSLKAWGISKFEIDKQLRPFREKYDLPAKLWDSTLYDVIDNIHLVQASCVQKVIKALGQSYQTFHSQKGVLQLTLESRDWLNHPKLCSLVRKYWHRGHTRVNNQIILRAFDTQFDENGVVWLRFGGLEKGKAIKVPTTLPHEVTCQLRLIKRADRWEIHYTTNIQKSELKTEGLTIGCDRGYTEVYATSSNDGARLLGNNFGSLQTKETDYRTAKKVKRNKLKSVADKAIQKGDTAKADRINRNNLGKQKWDKRESRFKGQIKTLVFTATHQLMQNAIKVAVEDLTEQIRNKKPRTKRMKRNVSSWCKGVVADALNQVSTRVGCAIVAVNSAYTSQLDSRFGTLTGTRSGERFIGHDGVVLHSDINAADNILARLGDVEIPRFLSYKKAKEILLERTRKFLDSLTPMQGQLFEAKTDKGKSQTLEPRRRKPPSVNQGANIKQLTLFNFG
- a CDS encoding tetratricopeptide repeat protein, with the protein product MTIPMIKHLICTKTDQQIILKELIASSGEGEVWRTENPAILAKIYHSPTLQRQEKLKVMVKYPPQDPNQHRRCISFAWPESLLADRSGIIVGFLMPAIHGAKELIEVYNPSRRKKNGLTVDWYFLHTAAHNIASIIHAIHEANYVLGDIKPQNILINNQAIPSIIDTDSFQVTNPRNGQIYRCLVGSEGFTPPELLGKDFALLNQTEVQDRFRLGVIIYYLLFGSHPFQGKWIGTGDALELSDLIRQGYWVFGHQSLIKPSRLTIALSTVHPALKDCFIQCFSKGYDNPRSRPTAKEWQDSLRLAINSLTICNQAQNHYYHQDNATCYWCDRAIKLKTDIFGKALRPSVPLSPQLEKSVASILPSSQPQVVRMPYGQSNYQVLTHSQAFLRRKFNRNTFLIVGNLSLLGSILISVFLFQEFPTPSHSIVSYRLPVQEAKIVPSQSASVYNQRGYIRYAQGDDLGAIADFNQAIKLNPQLAEAYYNRSLAKSNLGYEQAAKQDWNQAMLLDPQLAANYHSPLLPDTEENKDSNPVAALRPMPTDSIDMAEPVENFSDLNLNASRPSANQPTPKPSNFPQDEMSFLFENTDLKIPEDLPKPTVSVLTKPASPTKIGNKSSKESRNRAQILANKIEAYSAKDMKTEDIDYQDINVNLALSFYQQGIFYKNLGINSEALRNLEEASLLLQKDGNKDIAKEVETMIRNLKKTK